In a genomic window of Dyadobacter fermentans DSM 18053:
- the infB gene encoding translation initiation factor IF-2, producing MAEDKMMRLSQVARILNVGITTIVDHLSAKGYKVESNPNTKINADQIEFLAKDFKSNELRSSLTQKPAAPAVEAPVEVKDDKVKSDVEGILYFRNTPKAEEKPVVEEKPAASEPAFENKLPGIKVVGKIDLDAKRPAVQPPAAPEERPAPEAPKEVVAESPKAAPAPVAKEEPKPVAAQPEPVKETPVEAPAKETPAAPAAPAAEAPAKEEPRPAAPAESKPEPVEPKETAPVAAKPEPVAPQPAATPEEPSGESQLIEARGEQLRGLRVVGKIELPSDKNKKKDPVASSDASADKKRRRKRKRIRDGAAAPGENRPAEGAAAANANAGTTNTGTDANRNRPNTPGTTQGGNQQGGQQRPGQGGGNRSGNAGGNNRRGNRREEVSDKEVADNIKATMARMGGGNTKGMARGKGRRRDRGDQNDPNGFGDEETKVLRVTEFVSANDLASLMDVTVQEVISVCMSMGMFVSINQRLDAEAITFIADEFGFEVAFISAEEEVQNDVTEEVDDEESLVERAPIVTIMGHVDHGKTSLLDYIRQENVASGEAGGITQHIGAYSVKTKTGKPVTFLDTPGHEAFTAMRARGAKITDVVIIVIAADDSVMPQTREAINHAQVAGVPIVFAFSKVDKPGANTEKIREELANMNLLVEEWGGKYQTQEISSKSGLGIDELLEKVLLEAELLELKANPNRRAVGTVVEASLDKGRGYVTTILVQTGTLKVGDVVLAGAHFGKVKAMTDYLGKRLKTAGPSTPVQLLGLNGAPQAGDRFNVFENERDARDIATKREQIQREQSIRTRKHITLEEIGRRKAIGTFRELNLIVKGDVDGSVEALSDSLLQLSTSEVQVNIIHKAVGQISESDVNLAIASDAIIVGFQVRPSSNAKKMAEQDQIEIRHYSVIYQAIEEIKDAMTGMLAPTIEEIITGNIEIREVFKISRVGTIAGCYVTDGYVKRNNKIRVVRDGIVLYTGEIDSLKRYKDDVQEVRNGYECGLSVKNYNDIEIGDIIESFELREVKRTL from the coding sequence ATGGCAGAAGATAAAATGATGCGCCTTAGCCAAGTGGCACGGATCCTCAACGTGGGTATTACTACGATCGTGGATCATCTGTCTGCCAAGGGGTATAAGGTGGAAAGTAACCCGAATACCAAAATTAATGCCGATCAAATTGAGTTTCTTGCGAAGGACTTCAAATCGAATGAGCTGAGGTCGTCCCTGACGCAAAAACCGGCCGCTCCTGCTGTGGAAGCGCCTGTTGAAGTGAAGGACGACAAGGTAAAAAGCGATGTAGAGGGAATTCTCTATTTTAGAAATACACCAAAAGCCGAGGAAAAGCCAGTGGTGGAAGAAAAGCCAGCCGCTTCGGAGCCTGCTTTTGAAAATAAACTTCCCGGTATCAAGGTAGTCGGCAAGATCGACCTCGACGCAAAACGGCCGGCAGTACAGCCACCTGCGGCGCCGGAGGAACGCCCTGCACCGGAAGCACCGAAGGAAGTGGTCGCTGAAAGCCCGAAAGCAGCGCCTGCGCCGGTAGCGAAAGAAGAACCGAAACCGGTAGCCGCTCAGCCAGAGCCTGTGAAGGAAACTCCGGTGGAAGCCCCTGCGAAAGAAACGCCTGCGGCCCCCGCAGCGCCGGCCGCAGAAGCTCCCGCGAAGGAAGAACCACGCCCGGCTGCCCCTGCCGAAAGCAAGCCGGAACCAGTTGAGCCGAAGGAAACGGCGCCAGTTGCCGCTAAACCTGAGCCCGTTGCGCCGCAGCCGGCCGCTACACCTGAGGAACCAAGCGGCGAATCGCAGCTGATCGAAGCGCGCGGTGAGCAGCTCAGAGGCTTGAGGGTGGTAGGAAAAATCGAGCTGCCTTCCGATAAAAATAAAAAGAAAGATCCTGTTGCATCCAGCGATGCGTCAGCCGATAAAAAACGTCGCAGAAAGAGAAAGAGAATCCGCGATGGTGCTGCCGCCCCCGGCGAAAACCGTCCGGCAGAAGGCGCTGCGGCTGCAAATGCCAACGCAGGCACCACCAATACAGGTACCGATGCAAACCGGAACCGCCCTAATACGCCTGGAACAACGCAAGGTGGTAACCAGCAGGGTGGACAGCAACGGCCCGGCCAGGGCGGAGGCAACCGCAGCGGTAATGCCGGCGGCAACAACCGCAGAGGCAACCGTCGCGAGGAAGTTTCCGACAAGGAAGTTGCAGACAACATCAAGGCCACAATGGCGCGTATGGGTGGTGGTAACACCAAAGGTATGGCCAGAGGCAAAGGCCGCCGACGCGACCGCGGTGATCAGAACGATCCGAACGGCTTCGGAGATGAAGAAACAAAAGTATTGCGCGTAACCGAATTCGTATCAGCCAACGACCTCGCGTCGCTGATGGACGTAACGGTTCAGGAAGTAATATCGGTGTGTATGAGCATGGGTATGTTCGTATCCATCAACCAGCGTCTCGACGCCGAGGCCATCACATTCATCGCCGATGAATTCGGCTTCGAAGTAGCGTTCATCTCGGCCGAAGAAGAGGTTCAGAATGACGTTACCGAAGAGGTGGATGATGAAGAAAGCCTGGTAGAACGTGCACCGATCGTTACAATCATGGGTCACGTCGATCACGGTAAAACATCGCTCCTCGACTACATCCGTCAGGAAAACGTCGCCAGCGGCGAGGCAGGAGGTATTACGCAGCACATTGGTGCTTACAGCGTGAAAACCAAAACCGGCAAACCGGTAACATTCCTCGATACGCCGGGTCACGAAGCATTTACAGCGATGCGTGCCCGCGGTGCGAAAATCACCGACGTTGTCATCATCGTGATCGCAGCGGACGACAGCGTCATGCCGCAAACCCGCGAGGCGATCAACCACGCGCAGGTGGCCGGTGTACCGATTGTATTTGCATTCAGTAAAGTAGATAAGCCAGGTGCCAACACGGAAAAAATCCGCGAAGAGCTGGCGAATATGAACCTCCTGGTGGAAGAATGGGGTGGTAAATACCAAACTCAGGAAATTTCTTCCAAATCAGGATTGGGTATCGACGAATTGCTTGAAAAAGTATTGCTAGAAGCGGAATTGCTCGAACTGAAAGCGAATCCGAACCGCCGTGCAGTTGGAACAGTGGTGGAAGCATCACTCGACAAAGGCCGCGGCTACGTAACGACAATCCTCGTTCAGACGGGTACATTGAAAGTCGGCGACGTGGTATTGGCAGGTGCGCATTTCGGTAAAGTGAAAGCGATGACCGATTACCTTGGGAAAAGGCTCAAAACGGCAGGTCCGTCCACGCCGGTGCAGCTGCTCGGTTTGAATGGCGCGCCACAGGCCGGTGACCGTTTCAACGTATTCGAAAATGAGCGCGACGCCCGCGACATCGCTACCAAGCGTGAGCAGATCCAGCGCGAGCAGTCGATCCGTACCCGCAAGCACATTACCCTTGAAGAGATCGGCCGTCGTAAGGCGATCGGTACTTTCCGCGAGTTGAACCTCATCGTGAAAGGTGACGTGGATGGTTCGGTAGAAGCACTTTCCGATTCATTGCTGCAACTTTCGACTTCGGAAGTTCAGGTGAATATCATTCACAAAGCAGTGGGTCAGATCTCCGAATCGGATGTGAACCTTGCGATTGCTTCGGATGCGATCATCGTCGGATTCCAGGTTCGTCCTTCTTCCAATGCGAAGAAAATGGCCGAGCAGGATCAGATCGAGATCCGCCACTATTCGGTAATCTACCAGGCGATCGAGGAGATCAAAGACGCGATGACCGGTATGTTGGCTCCGACGATCGAAGAGATCATTACCGGAAACATCGAAATCCGCGAGGTATTCAAAATCAGCCGCGTAGGAACGATTGCAGGTTGCTACGTAACCGACGGATACGTGAAACGTAACAACAAGATCCGCGTGGTCCGCGACGGTATCGTACTTTATACGGGTGAAATCGACTCTCTGAAACGTTACAAAGACGATGTTCAGGAAGTAAGAAACGGTTACGAATGTGGTTTGAGCGTCAAAAACTACAACGACATCGAAATCGGCGATATCATCGAAAGTTTCGAGCTTCGCGAAGTGAAACGGACGCTTTAA
- the nusA gene encoding transcription termination factor NusA: MDSGILIESFAEFASSKNIDRPTMISVLEEVFRTMIRKKYGTDDNFDVIINPESGDLEMWRTREIVDDNSEDIWEYNKIPLNEARKIQSDFEVGEEVAEEVKLVEFGRRLVQTARQTLIQKIKDMEKEIMYEKYKDQVGEMITGEVYQTLRHEVIIVDSEGNELSLPRTEQISKDRFRKGESVKSVIHKVEMNNGSPKITLSRTSPVFLERLFEVEIPEIYDGIISVRKVVREPGERAKVAVESYDDRIDPVGACVGMKGSRIHSIVRELGNENIDVINYTDNLELLISRALSPAKVSSMQIDREAKRVSVFLKPDQVSLAIGKGGQNIKLAGKLVGMEIDVFRDIEEQNDEDVDLTEFSDEIDEWIIDELHKIGLDTAKSVLALSKEELVRRTDLEEATVEDVLDILRKEFE, encoded by the coding sequence ATGGATAGCGGAATATTAATTGAGTCATTCGCGGAGTTCGCAAGCTCTAAAAACATCGATCGTCCCACGATGATCAGTGTTTTGGAAGAGGTATTTCGTACTATGATTCGCAAGAAATATGGCACCGACGATAATTTTGATGTGATTATCAACCCGGAAAGCGGTGACCTCGAAATGTGGCGGACACGCGAGATCGTAGACGACAACTCCGAGGACATCTGGGAATATAATAAAATACCGTTGAACGAAGCGCGCAAAATACAGAGCGACTTCGAGGTGGGCGAAGAAGTGGCGGAAGAAGTGAAGCTGGTAGAATTCGGTCGCCGCCTGGTGCAAACTGCCCGCCAGACCCTGATCCAGAAGATCAAGGATATGGAAAAAGAGATCATGTATGAAAAATACAAGGATCAGGTGGGTGAAATGATCACCGGAGAGGTGTATCAGACTTTGAGACATGAAGTAATCATCGTGGATTCGGAAGGTAACGAACTCTCGCTGCCCCGCACCGAGCAGATCTCGAAAGACCGTTTCCGCAAGGGCGAATCCGTGAAATCGGTGATCCATAAAGTGGAAATGAACAACGGCTCGCCGAAGATCACGTTGTCGAGAACATCGCCGGTTTTCCTTGAAAGACTGTTCGAAGTGGAGATCCCGGAAATCTACGACGGAATCATTTCTGTCCGCAAAGTTGTTCGTGAACCAGGGGAACGTGCCAAAGTGGCCGTGGAATCCTACGACGACCGGATCGATCCGGTGGGTGCCTGCGTTGGTATGAAAGGCTCACGCATCCATTCTATCGTGCGTGAACTGGGCAATGAGAATATCGACGTGATCAACTACACCGATAACCTCGAACTGCTCATCAGCCGCGCATTGAGCCCTGCGAAAGTAAGCTCGATGCAGATCGACCGCGAAGCGAAACGCGTATCCGTGTTCCTCAAACCCGACCAGGTATCACTGGCCATCGGTAAGGGCGGACAGAATATCAAGCTCGCGGGCAAGCTCGTGGGAATGGAAATCGATGTATTCCGCGATATCGAAGAACAAAATGATGAAGACGTCGATCTGACCGAATTCTCGGATGAAATCGACGAGTGGATCATCGACGAATTGCACAAAATCGGTCTGGATACCGCTAAAAGCGTACTGGCCCTGAGCAAGGAAGAACTCGTGCGCCGTACCGACCTTGAAGAAGCGACGGTAGAGGACGTGCTGGATATCCTGCGGAAAGAATTTGAATAA
- the rimP gene encoding ribosome maturation factor RimP codes for MTVKEHLEVLLAPLLEDGDCFLVDIAIKPSKLSQKVTILVDSDEGITIQQCTSISRRLAKQLEELEVFTQAYTLEVSSPGLDQPLLLPRQYKKNVGRNLKITLKSGEILQGTLTDAGDSDITIQLPAPKKKPKTPVDEASLVRTIALDDISKALIEISFK; via the coding sequence ATGACCGTAAAGGAACATCTAGAAGTTTTGCTGGCCCCGCTCCTGGAAGATGGCGACTGTTTTTTGGTTGACATTGCGATTAAACCATCCAAGCTGAGTCAGAAAGTAACCATCCTGGTGGACAGCGACGAAGGTATTACCATCCAGCAATGCACGTCCATCAGCCGCAGGCTCGCCAAGCAGCTCGAAGAACTGGAAGTATTCACGCAGGCATACACACTTGAAGTTTCGTCCCCAGGCCTTGACCAGCCACTTTTACTGCCTCGCCAATACAAAAAGAACGTAGGCCGGAACCTGAAAATCACGCTGAAAAGCGGCGAAATCCTGCAAGGCACACTCACGGATGCCGGCGATAGCGATATCACCATCCAGCTGCCAGCTCCCAAGAAAAAACCGAAAACACCGGTGGACGAGGCTTCCCTGGTTCGGACGATCGCCCTGGACGACATTTCCAAGGCATTGATCGAAATCTCTTTTAAATAG
- a CDS encoding endonuclease/exonuclease/phosphatase family protein → MKGLTRILWLLYQCFACYTLLIYTLILLVPFGGWLAGFMMMSFPIVVFIHLVSVPVWFVVERKKAILPLIMVGAACFFLPRTYAFNSTAENVTAAEGAKEFSVMNYNVHVFQRNSGAWKSEVKREIRKMKSWIIDSQADVICMPEYFNDDELKGVLDTRNYFSANGYQYNALHSQKKQGKRKGYWGLAVFSKYPIVAVRDTVFEEQNGMIQTDIKVGEDTVRVLALHLYSMTLQLGALVAQKEMDGIKREGRITFGKMKNGFTRRAAEYEIVQSWVDQSPYPLIVCGDFNEVPYGYVYGKLRKHLRNSFEEKGRGFGFTYNQIPYFIRIDHQFYDDSRLSLHAFRTFSKVPYSDHNPIMGTYTVK, encoded by the coding sequence ATGAAGGGACTTACAAGGATACTCTGGCTTTTGTACCAATGCTTTGCCTGCTATACACTGCTGATTTACACGCTGATACTGCTCGTTCCCTTCGGAGGCTGGCTGGCGGGGTTTATGATGATGTCGTTCCCGATCGTTGTGTTCATTCACCTCGTTTCGGTGCCGGTGTGGTTCGTGGTGGAACGAAAAAAGGCCATTCTTCCGCTGATCATGGTCGGCGCGGCGTGTTTTTTTCTTCCCAGGACTTATGCATTTAACAGCACCGCAGAAAATGTGACGGCGGCGGAAGGCGCGAAGGAGTTTTCAGTCATGAATTACAATGTGCACGTTTTCCAGCGAAACTCGGGAGCGTGGAAGAGCGAGGTTAAGAGGGAAATCCGGAAAATGAAGTCGTGGATCATCGATAGCCAGGCCGATGTCATTTGCATGCCCGAGTATTTCAATGACGACGAGTTGAAGGGCGTTTTGGACACTAGAAACTATTTCAGCGCCAACGGCTATCAATACAACGCGCTGCATTCACAAAAGAAACAAGGTAAGCGGAAGGGCTACTGGGGCCTCGCGGTGTTTTCCAAATACCCGATCGTGGCCGTGCGCGATACCGTTTTCGAAGAGCAGAACGGCATGATCCAGACGGACATTAAAGTAGGGGAGGACACGGTGCGCGTTTTGGCCCTGCACCTCTATTCCATGACCCTCCAACTCGGCGCGCTCGTTGCCCAGAAGGAAATGGACGGCATCAAACGGGAAGGACGCATTACTTTCGGTAAAATGAAAAACGGCTTCACGAGACGTGCAGCCGAATATGAAATCGTGCAATCCTGGGTGGACCAATCGCCGTATCCGTTGATTGTGTGCGGAGACTTTAACGAAGTGCCGTATGGCTACGTGTACGGTAAGCTGCGGAAGCACCTTCGCAACAGCTTCGAGGAAAAGGGAAGGGGATTTGGGTTTACCTACAACCAGATTCCCTATTTCATCCGGATAGATCACCAGTTTTACGACGACAGCCGTTTATCGCTCCACGCTTTCAGGACATTCTCCAAAGTCCCGTATTCGGATCATAATCCGATCATGGGAACATACACTGTGAAATAG
- a CDS encoding DUF4907 domain-containing protein: MIRKKSSILIIGILATAFAAAIYFLFFQGQGGNPGGEGRFSVETVQGEHGWGYVIREDTTAVVEQKFIPGVPGTSGFSTEQDAANTGALVKRKLEQGIFPPTINTHELDSMQVKY; the protein is encoded by the coding sequence GTGATCCGCAAAAAAAGCAGCATCCTGATCATCGGAATACTTGCAACGGCCTTCGCAGCCGCGATTTACTTCCTGTTCTTTCAAGGACAAGGCGGAAATCCGGGCGGCGAAGGCCGTTTCAGCGTTGAAACGGTGCAGGGAGAGCATGGGTGGGGTTACGTCATCCGTGAGGATACCACGGCGGTAGTCGAGCAGAAATTCATTCCCGGAGTACCGGGTACGAGCGGGTTTTCGACAGAGCAAGATGCGGCCAACACCGGCGCGCTCGTGAAACGGAAGCTGGAACAGGGCATTTTCCCGCCCACCATCAACACGCATGAGCTGGACAGCATGCAGGTCAAGTACTGA
- a CDS encoding Kelch repeat-containing protein, whose translation MFNTLKKTSLALLVASTALVQMSCKDDDESAKLGNWFRKDLPSYGGSIRTNAVSFVIGNVGYIGTGYTNEAVARAKDFWAYNAERQTWSQITPFPGTARNNATAFVLKGKAYVGGGFDDVRTVDNGYKKDFYEYDPATNKWDAIADFGGGPRQFATSFVVNDRAYVGLGYNSSNYYQDFYEYNPTTDKWTEMATFKGGKRTGSIAFTIGDKAYVGFGKSNSGTLFKDIYSFDPAGNAGAGNWTRVDFAAGFDQESFPTRAYGLAFVIDGKSYIVGGEGRSDVWEFDPGANSWTERASFPTQRGFAGGFVIGKIGYLGTGSASGNGNGTDDFWGFDPSQPINDDDDL comes from the coding sequence ATGTTTAATACCTTAAAAAAGACTTCGTTAGCCCTTCTAGTCGCTTCCACTGCCCTGGTTCAGATGAGCTGTAAAGACGATGATGAGTCCGCAAAACTCGGAAACTGGTTCAGAAAAGATCTGCCTAGCTATGGAGGCTCGATCCGTACCAACGCCGTAAGTTTCGTGATTGGCAACGTAGGTTACATTGGTACTGGTTATACAAACGAAGCTGTTGCCCGGGCAAAAGACTTTTGGGCTTACAATGCCGAAAGACAAACCTGGTCGCAAATCACTCCATTCCCAGGCACCGCCCGTAACAATGCAACGGCGTTCGTGCTGAAAGGAAAAGCTTATGTAGGCGGCGGCTTCGACGATGTCCGTACCGTTGACAATGGATACAAAAAAGATTTCTACGAATACGATCCTGCTACCAACAAATGGGATGCGATCGCCGACTTCGGCGGCGGCCCGCGCCAGTTCGCAACTTCATTCGTGGTGAACGACAGAGCTTACGTTGGCCTTGGCTACAACAGCAGCAACTATTACCAGGATTTCTACGAATACAACCCTACTACCGACAAATGGACCGAAATGGCGACATTTAAAGGTGGTAAGAGAACTGGTTCAATCGCATTCACCATCGGTGATAAAGCATATGTAGGTTTCGGAAAAAGCAACTCCGGAACGTTGTTCAAAGACATTTACAGCTTCGACCCTGCCGGAAACGCCGGTGCGGGTAACTGGACCCGCGTTGATTTCGCAGCCGGTTTTGACCAGGAGTCATTCCCGACACGCGCTTATGGTCTTGCATTCGTGATCGACGGCAAGTCTTACATCGTGGGTGGAGAAGGCCGTTCCGACGTTTGGGAATTCGATCCGGGCGCGAACTCATGGACAGAAAGAGCTTCATTCCCAACGCAGCGCGGTTTTGCGGGCGGATTCGTAATTGGCAAGATCGGTTATCTTGGAACCGGTAGCGCAAGCGGCAATGGTAATGGTACCGACGATTTCTGGGGCTTCGATCCTTCACAACCAATCAACGACGACGACGATCTGTGA
- a CDS encoding DUF4270 family protein gives MKFKPYSFGRSSIVNKLLIITGFAFSLTACEWGDEIKSLSQPNPDDFAVLMSDTVTIQLSTMAVDSVMTGGPARMLAGSFKDPYFGKVKTMTFFQPTRKEGLAIAKEAQYDSLILSLKYDNRFSYGDTTKPMNLTVYRLLTDITEKSSYWNHNSTAYDPKAIGKATIIPRPTTTQQLRIRLSDEIGKKVFEIAQNNQFNSEQDWLDIVKGLGLASAPTDNGAVVGFRTDSTSVQLHYHTPLVSEYKKDSAVFPVIGRYNQIVSDPAGTQLAKLPTNRRLSLPSSQSGNMAFMQAGTGVMIRVDLPYLRNLKYTQYTAINKAFLRIKPLRASVTDQYRVPPALYLYRVDRNNQFYTDGNGGTLPIYMLGGQVPVSSRYIRDLVNNEEYYLFDISSFATELMISETNDVGGFVIRSSPYNSSSSFRDANTDYSMNVNRLVIGDQRHSERGVELELFYTRVKPK, from the coding sequence ATGAAATTTAAGCCTTATTCCTTCGGGAGGTCGTCCATAGTCAATAAGCTTCTGATCATAACCGGATTTGCGTTTTCTCTCACGGCATGTGAGTGGGGGGACGAAATTAAATCTCTCTCCCAACCGAATCCCGACGATTTCGCCGTGCTGATGTCCGATACGGTTACCATCCAGCTCTCGACGATGGCAGTCGACTCGGTCATGACAGGCGGGCCTGCCCGGATGCTTGCCGGTTCTTTTAAAGATCCCTATTTCGGTAAGGTGAAGACGATGACATTTTTCCAGCCTACCCGCAAAGAAGGGCTGGCCATCGCGAAGGAAGCCCAGTACGATTCGCTGATATTGTCATTAAAATATGACAACCGGTTCAGCTACGGCGACACCACGAAGCCGATGAACCTGACCGTTTACCGGTTGCTGACGGATATTACGGAGAAAAGTTCTTACTGGAACCATAATTCCACCGCCTACGACCCGAAAGCGATCGGGAAGGCTACCATTATTCCGCGTCCTACAACCACACAACAGCTCAGAATACGCCTTTCGGATGAAATCGGGAAGAAGGTCTTTGAAATAGCTCAGAATAATCAGTTTAACTCCGAGCAGGACTGGCTGGATATTGTGAAGGGATTGGGCCTTGCGTCGGCTCCTACGGACAATGGCGCAGTAGTCGGGTTCCGTACGGATAGCACCTCAGTGCAGCTTCACTACCACACGCCATTAGTGAGCGAATACAAAAAAGACTCGGCGGTATTCCCTGTCATTGGGCGGTACAACCAGATCGTGTCCGATCCGGCCGGCACCCAGCTCGCGAAGTTACCGACCAACAGAAGGTTATCGCTGCCCTCGTCCCAATCGGGCAATATGGCATTCATGCAGGCGGGAACAGGTGTAATGATCCGCGTCGACCTGCCATATCTTAGAAATCTGAAATACACGCAATACACTGCCATTAATAAGGCATTCCTGCGCATAAAACCGCTGCGTGCGTCGGTTACCGACCAGTACCGTGTTCCGCCGGCACTTTATCTGTACCGCGTGGATCGGAACAACCAGTTTTATACGGACGGAAATGGCGGCACATTGCCGATTTATATGCTCGGCGGACAAGTGCCTGTCAGCAGCCGTTACATCAGGGACCTAGTTAATAATGAAGAATATTACCTTTTCGACATCAGCTCATTCGCTACCGAGCTCATGATCTCGGAAACGAACGACGTCGGCGGCTTCGTCATCCGCAGCAGTCCCTACAATTCCAGCAGCTCGTTCCGCGATGCCAATACCGATTACAGCATGAATGTGAACAGGCTCGTGATTGGCGATCAGCGCCATTCGGAAAGAGGTGTGGAGCTCGAACTATTCTACACGAGAGTTAAGCCTAAATGA
- a CDS encoding bestrophin family protein, protein MYVKQVFSIWRLLKGIWVGVVAVTAYATLVFYLFSYQNWHFLSFPISITTILGTALSLLLGFRTNSAYDRWWEGRKCWGEIVNDSRTLVRQAIAFIEAPAGEKEALVSNIAHLQIAWCYALANSLRRTQVLVYADLHLTAEEHEYVSAQDNIPNAILNLIQFKMAELHEAGKMKTLLYQNVDDTMRRLCDAMGKCERIKNTIFPTQYSFFVHLVIFIFTLVLPMGLVESIGRIAIPITFTISFLFFYMEWIAYIMQNPFENGPNDIPMTSLSRNIEINLLQLIGADKIPEKILPKNGVVM, encoded by the coding sequence ATGTACGTAAAACAGGTCTTTTCGATCTGGCGGCTCCTCAAAGGCATTTGGGTGGGAGTTGTTGCCGTAACCGCCTACGCAACGCTCGTCTTTTACCTGTTTAGTTACCAGAACTGGCATTTTCTTTCCTTCCCCATTTCCATTACCACTATTCTCGGTACCGCTCTCTCGCTGCTGCTCGGTTTCCGGACCAACTCGGCCTACGACCGCTGGTGGGAAGGCCGCAAATGCTGGGGAGAGATTGTGAACGACAGCCGGACACTCGTGCGGCAAGCTATCGCATTCATAGAAGCACCTGCGGGAGAAAAAGAAGCGCTCGTTTCGAACATCGCCCATTTGCAGATCGCCTGGTGCTATGCGCTGGCCAATTCGCTCCGCCGCACGCAAGTGCTGGTGTACGCCGACCTCCACCTCACCGCCGAGGAGCACGAGTATGTTTCCGCACAGGACAACATCCCCAATGCAATCCTCAACCTCATTCAGTTCAAAATGGCGGAATTGCATGAGGCGGGCAAAATGAAAACGCTGCTTTACCAGAACGTCGACGATACCATGCGGCGGCTCTGCGACGCGATGGGTAAATGCGAGCGGATCAAAAACACGATTTTCCCGACGCAGTACAGCTTCTTTGTACACCTGGTGATATTCATTTTCACACTCGTATTGCCAATGGGCCTCGTGGAAAGCATCGGTCGCATTGCGATCCCGATTACGTTCACCATTTCTTTCCTGTTCTTTTACATGGAATGGATCGCCTATATCATGCAAAATCCATTTGAGAACGGCCCTAACGACATTCCGATGACATCGCTCTCGCGCAATATCGAGATCAACCTGCTTCAACTCATCGGAGCCGACAAGATCCCCGAGAAAATCCTGCCCAAAAACGGCGTGGTGATGTAA